The following DNA comes from Falsibacillus albus.
GTCGCCCCGGTGGCCCCAGTAGCACCTGTGTTTCCGGTTGTTCCAGTCGCTCCTGTAGCGCCCGTTGCTCCAGTGCTTCCGGTTGCCCCAGTAGCGCCAGTACTGCCTGTTGCACCTGTAGCCCCAGTGTCGCCAGTGGCTCCAGTTACTCCAGTCGCCCCGGTAGCGCCGGTGCTACCTGTCGCGCCTGTGTCTCCAGAAGGTCCAGTGTTTCCTGTTGATCCCGTTGGCCCCGTGGCACCGGTAGCCCCAGTGTCGCCAGTGGCTCCAGTTACTCCAGTCGCCCCGGTAGCGCCGGTGCTACCTGTCGCGCCTGTGTCTCCGGAAGGTCCAGTGTTTCCTGATGGTCCCGTTGGCCCAGTAGGACCTGTATCCCCGGTAGGCCCAGCAAGTCCCATCGGACCTTGATCCCCCGTCGGTCCAGTCGGACCTGTATTTCCGGTAGCACCACCAGCGGGGCCGGTATCTCCGGTTGGGCCCTTTGATCCCGTCGGTCCAGGTGCACCCGTCGGCCCTGTCGCACCTATTTCACAAATACAAAAACTTTTATGACAGCATGGGCAGCATGAGGGAGGAAGGTGGCATCCATGATGATGCGGATGCTTATGATTGCTTAAATCATCTTGATATTTTTTTATAAAATCATAATTCTTTCCATTGTGGTTTCCTTTCTTATACAATTCTTTCACCTGCTTTTAGCAACTTATTGATATAATATGCAAATGTGAAAATTGAGTATGGACGTTTGAAACACCCTGAAAGGTATTATCTTGAGATAGAGGGGTAGAGTTTGTCTCAATTGGTCAAGTGGAAGTAAGTAAACTTTTCAAATAGCGAATATGCAGCAGTCCTTCGTTCAATGGAACTTGTCGAAAAATGTCGAATAATCGATAAATCGTGATTTTCGCAGATATAATTAATATTTCGCAGATAAATTCAGGATTTCGTAGATAAATGCGGCAGTTTCGTAGATATCCCTTTTAGCGAACAGTGAATGGACGTGAAATGAAGGCTGGAATTTAATTTCCATCTCTATTTTTCAATTCTCAGGTTCCAATCAATAGCACAAACAGAGAAAAAAGCACCTTCTAATGATAAAAAGCAGTTCCGCGACTGTCCTCGTTATTCGTACTCTTTTCTTATATAATTAGAGGAAAAGCAAAGGGGAGACGAATATGACGACGAAAAATAATGAGCTGTCATTGGAGCAGCGCGAAGAACTGCTTGGAACGTTGAAAGCGCGTTTTGAAAAAAACATGAACCGGCATGAAGGGCTGAAATGGGCGAAAGTACAAGATAAGCTTGAAACGAATATTGAAAAACTGTGGTCGCTCCATGAAATGGAAGCCACTGACGGTGAACCGGATGTTGTCGGCTATGATCAGCAGACGGGCGAATATGTTTTCTACGATTGTTCAGCGGAAAGTCCTAAAGGCAGAAGAAGCATATGCTACGACCGTGAAGCGCTGGAGTCAAGAAAGAAGCACAAACCAGAAAATAGTGCGATGGATATGGCAGCTGCCATGGGCATTGAAATGTTAACAGAAGAACAATATCGCGAGTTTCAGAAGCTTGGAAACTTTGATCTGAAATCGTCGAGCTGGGTGAAGACGCCTGATCATATTCGGAATCTTGGAGGGGCCATCTTTTGTGACCGCCGCTACGACACGGTCTTTGTGTACCACAACGGAGCAGAATCCTATTATGCTGCAAGAGGGTTCCGCGGCTCGTTACGGGTCTAAATCGGCGACAGGGAAACAAGGAAACGGTCCAAGAGTGATGTGTTCACGTGATTCCGGATTCTTTCCTTGCCAATTTGTCATTAGAACAAACGCTGCAGCGGTTTTTAGGCATACTGGATGGAAAGGAAGCATTTTGTTTCGTTGCGGTTCAAGAAGATAAGATTGTCGGGTTTGCGATCGGTTCATTTCCAGACTATGCCCCTGATGGGTTCGTAGGAGAGTTAAATACCGTCTATGTCATGCCTGATTTCCTGAACAGAGGAATCGGAAAGAAGCTGTTTTGCTCGGTGATTGAGCAATTTAAGGAATACCAAGTCAATTCGATGTTCTTGACAGTATTCCGGCATAATTTCGAAGCAAGAAAAGTGTACGAAGCTTTGGGTGGAACACTGTTAAAAGATTATCCTGCGACAATAAATGGCCAAGAACTCGAGATAACTATATATGGATGGTCAGATTTGTCGATACTTTCATTCTAGATTAGGACAAAGACCGATTGCTGCTCAATCGGTCTTTTCTCATTCCTCCTGTCCATCCATATATTGGCTTCCACGGACGCTTGATTTTTTTGTTAAAATTTCCTTGGAGTATCTAATTATGACAATCGAAGGAGCATCAAGATTTGAATCAACCAAAAGCAATTATCAAACGAAAATTCATCGGAATCCCATTGGCAATCATCATTTCACTTTTTATCTTGCCTTTGATCATAGGGATGGAGCAAAGCTATGGAGAATCATTGATTTCATACGGAGCATTTGCGCTTCCATTCATTCTATTATTTGGCGTGCCGGTACATATTATTTCTACATTCCTAGCCCTAAAAGTCCCTCGCTATAAAACGTTATTAAACTTTGTGATACATATTGGGTCCGCATACTTGGTGGCTTTCTTGCTGTTCAAAAGCGAATGGTACTTTATCAGTGTATGCACGGCATCAATTGCGGCGATCTTTTTCGCGGTCGATGAAGTGCTGTTCCGTCCGAACAATAGCCGAATAAAGAAGGTTCTGCTTTCTCTCGTGCCAATCGCAGTATGGGCAGCGGTATATTCACCGATTATGATTGGATCCATTCAAGCCAAACATACCTTAGCGGAGATTAATAAGGAAGGAAAGCCCATACCTGAAATCACGGTTAATGGTGAAACAAAAAGCTTCCTTAAGGCTACATATTGCTGGGACAGCGACAACAGCAGCGGCTGTCCGGAGAATGACCATCCTTTTCTCCTAGGCAAGCATGATAGTGAGAAGTATATATTCGATGCACCCGGAAAATCGAATATTTCCATTCATTTAAAAGGTACAAAGCAAGATTATAGTCTCGTCATCTATTACATTGAAGGAAATGAAACGAAGAAATTAACCACAAAAAAACATCAATTTAGCCTGCCGGCAGACGTTCCCGACCAATACGTCAAAGCCATGGTGATTACGGAAAACTCTAGGAAAATATCCTTATGGTTTGGCATTAGGCATTGATAGGTGGGGAAGCGAGTCCTGTGGGCTTGCTTCTTTTTTGTTTGGGGTTTTCTAATAAAAATATCATTTGGTGTTGATTAGAGCGAGCATCCTGCCGTGGATAACATAGCACCCATTGATAGATAGCAGCTACCTTACGAATTAAGTTTTTTTGAAGGAAAGCGGAAGGAGGGGCAACATGCAAAAGCCCCCTTAACGGCGTAACGTCGCTAAGGGGGCTATAATCGATCAAAAATAAAAAAGCACCTATTGAAAAAAAGATGCTTTCGTGGTAAATTTATATAGTTAATCGTTATATAATTAAAATTATTTAATATTTTCCCTATAATAATTATATAACAAAACCTGTTCGTTCGTCAACACCTGTATTATAAATTTTTTTCAAGGAGTGTTTGCCTATGGATCCATTATTTCAGCAGGAGCAAAAAAGAGTGGATAGCGTGATGGAAATCATCGAGGAGCAGATCGACCGGCTGGAGGAGGAAACCTCGCGTCGAAGAGATGAAGTCGTGAATATCCGCAGGCACTTTTGGGATGAAGTCAAGGTCAATACGGATACGTTCGATGACTATCTGGAGACGATCATCGGTTTGCGGCAGGAGGCTCAGGCTCTATCTGTCACCCAAAGCACCCATAGACATGCTTACAATAAATTGACTGCACTGCGGCGTATGCACGATGCGCCGTATTTCGGCCGGATTGATTTAGTCGAAGAAGGAGAATCGTCTCCAGAACCAATTTATATCGGAATCTCCACATTGACCGATAAGGAGGGGGATGATTTTCTCATCTATGACTGGAGGGCACCGGTCTCCAGTGTTTACTACGATTATGAGCCTGGTCCCGCCCGATACGATACACCGGGCGGGGAAATCAAAGGCGAATTGAAGAAAAAGTGGCAGTATTTGATCCGGGGCGGAGAGCTGCAGTCGATGTTCGACACCAGCCTCACCATCGGGGATGAAATTTTGCAGCAGGTGCTGGGCAAAGGCACGGATAAGCATATGCACAATATTGTCGCGACGATCCAGCAGGAGCAAAATCGGATCATTCGCCATGATAAAAAGCGGCTGTTGATCGTACACGGTGCAGCCGGCAGCGGAAAGACATCGGCTGCCCTTCAGCGGATTGCCTACTTGCTCTATAAATATCGAGACCGTCTGAACGCGGATCAAATCATTCTTTTTTCACCGAATTCGATGTTCAACAGCTATGTGTCCAACGTGCTGCCTGAACTCGGCGAAGAGAACATGCAGCAGGTGACGTTCCAAGAGTACCTAGTCAATCGCTTAAGCAAGGAATTTCAAGTGGAGGATCCTTACGAGCAATTGGAATATGTGTTGACCGCATCAGACGACCCACTATATGAGACAAGGGTCGCGGGCATTCACTTTAAGGCTTCCAACCGTTTCTTCGAGGAGATCCATTCATACAGAGGTTCCCTGGAAACGTCCGGAATGATGTTTAAGAACATTGTCTTCAGAGGAGAACCGATCGTGACAGCAGAGGAAATGAAAGAAAAATTTTATAAAATCCACTCATCGCTTCGTTTTCATAACAGGCTGGAGAAGTTGAAGGAATGGCTGATGAAGAAAATGACGGAAGTTGAAAAGGGAGAACGGACGAAACCATGGGTCGAAGAGGAAATCGAGCTGCTTTCGAACGCAGAATACCATAAGATGCGTACCATTTTAGCAGAAAAAAGCGGCTATAAAAGGGAAGAGATCGCCGATTATGAGGTGGAGCCCGAAGCACTTGCCCGCTTGATTGTCCGTCGGAAGTTCAAGCCGCTTCGCAAAAGAATCCGTTCCCTTCAATTTATCGATGTGAAAGGGATGTACAGGGAGCTTTTCGCTGGCCGACCACTGGAAAGCAGAATTCCTGACGAGTGGCCGGGGATTTGCAAGATGACGATTGAATTGCTGAATGAAGGGAAGCTTTCCTATGAAGACGCGACGCCGTATTTATTATTGAAGGAACTGATTTATGGCTTTCGGATCAATGGATCGATCAAGCATATCCTGGTTGACGAGGCGCAAGACTACTCCCCGTTCCAATTCGAGTTTTTGAAGCGGTTGTTCCCTTCGGCGAAGATGACGGTGCTCGGGGATTTCAACCAAGCGATCTTTTCACACGCAAGTGAAATGACGGATTTTCACGATTTGGAAAGCCTCTATGGTCCTGAGGAAACGGAAGTCATCAACATGACGCGGAGCTACCGATCGACCAAACCGATCATCGAATTTACAAGGAGCCTTGTTCCAAACGGAGACCGGATCCTTCCGTTTGAACGCGAAGGAAAGAAACCCGGGTTGATTCAATTG
Coding sequences within:
- a CDS encoding collagen-like protein; this encodes MYKKGNHNGKNYDFIKKYQDDLSNHKHPHHHGCHLPPSCCPCCHKSFCICEIGATGPTGAPGPTGSKGPTGDTGPAGGATGNTGPTGPTGDQGPMGLAGPTGDTGPTGPTGPSGNTGPSGDTGATGSTGATGATGVTGATGDTGATGATGPTGSTGNTGPSGDTGATGSTGATGATGVTGATGDTGATGATGSTGATGATGSTGATGATGATGTTGNTGATGATGATGNTGTTGATGATGATGATGSTGATGATGSTGSTGATGATGATGATGATGSTPNTTTKTILFGGTNSGFQRIAGSPGAVSNVLPYVVTGTAGSLVGFSCSININNLMAGSYLFQVCKNVPNNAASPAAGNIISTITLTVTASITGTIIFSIRPTDVGAQPVYVSNNAPYALTTATVTWTANMAGNPVARNDAICLYSTPNITTSAIYAVYLNTSI
- the helD gene encoding RNA polymerase recycling motor HelD; protein product: MDPLFQQEQKRVDSVMEIIEEQIDRLEEETSRRRDEVVNIRRHFWDEVKVNTDTFDDYLETIIGLRQEAQALSVTQSTHRHAYNKLTALRRMHDAPYFGRIDLVEEGESSPEPIYIGISTLTDKEGDDFLIYDWRAPVSSVYYDYEPGPARYDTPGGEIKGELKKKWQYLIRGGELQSMFDTSLTIGDEILQQVLGKGTDKHMHNIVATIQQEQNRIIRHDKKRLLIVHGAAGSGKTSAALQRIAYLLYKYRDRLNADQIILFSPNSMFNSYVSNVLPELGEENMQQVTFQEYLVNRLSKEFQVEDPYEQLEYVLTASDDPLYETRVAGIHFKASNRFFEEIHSYRGSLETSGMMFKNIVFRGEPIVTAEEMKEKFYKIHSSLRFHNRLEKLKEWLMKKMTEVEKGERTKPWVEEEIELLSNAEYHKMRTILAEKSGYKREEIADYEVEPEALARLIVRRKFKPLRKRIRSLQFIDVKGMYRELFAGRPLESRIPDEWPGICKMTIELLNEGKLSYEDATPYLLLKELIYGFRINGSIKHILVDEAQDYSPFQFEFLKRLFPSAKMTVLGDFNQAIFSHASEMTDFHDLESLYGPEETEVINMTRSYRSTKPIIEFTRSLVPNGDRILPFEREGKKPGLIQLQNQEELHHSIESKVAELRATGYHSIAVICKSAEESRRAYEGLSGIDGIKLMRKGAMEYEQGVVILPSYLSKGIEFDAVIVYDASEEAYGSENLRRTFYTVCTRAMHELQLYSLGAPSPFMKKAIDEEFVRV
- a CDS encoding GNAT family N-acetyltransferase — protein: MIPDSFLANLSLEQTLQRFLGILDGKEAFCFVAVQEDKIVGFAIGSFPDYAPDGFVGELNTVYVMPDFLNRGIGKKLFCSVIEQFKEYQVNSMFLTVFRHNFEARKVYEALGGTLLKDYPATINGQELEITIYGWSDLSILSF
- a CDS encoding DUF4256 domain-containing protein produces the protein MTTKNNELSLEQREELLGTLKARFEKNMNRHEGLKWAKVQDKLETNIEKLWSLHEMEATDGEPDVVGYDQQTGEYVFYDCSAESPKGRRSICYDREALESRKKHKPENSAMDMAAAMGIEMLTEEQYREFQKLGNFDLKSSSWVKTPDHIRNLGGAIFCDRRYDTVFVYHNGAESYYAARGFRGSLRV